A stretch of Coccidioides posadasii str. Silveira chromosome 2, complete sequence DNA encodes these proteins:
- a CDS encoding uncharacterized protein (EggNog:ENOG410PT39~COG:S~TransMembrane:1 (o40-60i)), with protein MASPRATRNPAFGTYRSPYAPRYSIPLHFKGFTLAHATKFGSIASGFGVAAGIFAVFFLGDVPRVREDILMNIPVIGSYWERHIAPEDNPF; from the exons ATG GCATCTCCGAGAGCGACCAGAAATCCAGCCTTCGGCACCTATCGATCGCCGTATGCGCCGAG ATACTCTATCCCCCTTCACTTCAAGGGTTTCACCCTAGCCCACGCCACAAAGTT CGGCTCAATTGCCTCCGGATTCGGTGTTGCAGCGGGTATCTTCGCGGTGTTCTTCCTCGGTGACGTCCCTCGTGTCCGGGAGGATATCTTGATGAACATTCCCGTCATCGGAAGCTACTGGGAGAGACATATTGCTCCAGAGGATAAC CCCTTCTAA
- a CDS encoding uncharacterized protein (EggNog:ENOG410PH04~COG:S): MASSPRIESNRSTPQSGPEEDPLQHEDELEIDESVDNDSAYESSVAGSDSTSLRSSITNYQYENGRRYHAYHAGEYFLPNDEAEQDRLDLQHHLYRLILGGSLYTAPIKAPQRVLDIGTGTGIWPIEFADEFPAALIVGTDLSPIQPSFVPPNLKFYVDDFEEPWDFGEDKKFDYVHWRSLCGSTNNWAKLYRQAFENLKPGGWLEVQEYDAWIFSDDDPELKKAPNTLHWVTQLSDVSEKVGKPLNIARFQRQWMEEAGFEDIQEKIVKVPIGPWARDKKLKELGRFERLHMNESVEAHSMAFFTRALNYSVEQAKVTFELVKGEFNDKSLHLYTVYRFIIGKKPSA; the protein is encoded by the exons ATGGCCAGCTCGCCGAGAATAGAGAGCAATCGATCAACTCCTCAGAGTGGACCAGAGGAGGATCCACTCCAGCACGAAGACGAG CTCGAAATTGACGAGTCCGTCGACAACGACTCCGCCTATGAATCCTCCGTCGCAGGGAGTGACAGCACATCCCTGCGCTCATCTATCACCAACTATCAGTATGAGAACGGCCGTAGATATCATGCTTACCATGCTGGGGAGTATTTTCTCCCCAACGACGAGGCAGAGCAGGACCGTTTAGATCTTCAGCACCATCTTTATCGGCTTATACTCGGCGGTTCGCTGTATACCGCCCCAATTAAAGCTCCTCAGCGTGTTTTGGACATTGGAACAGGAACCG GTATATGGCCCATCGAGTTCGCGGACGAATTTCCGGCTGCGCTGATTGTCGGAACCGATCTATCACCTATCCAACCCAGCTTTGTCCCACCTAACCTGAAGTTTTACGTCGACGATTTTGAAGAACCATGGGATTTTGGCGAGGATAAGAAATTTGACTACGTTCATTGGCGCTCACTCTGCGGAAGCACGAACAATTGGGCGAAACTGTACCGACAGGCATTTGAAAACCTCAAGCCCGGTGGGTGGCTGGAAGTTCAAGAATACGATGCATGGATTTTCAGCGATGACGATCCGGAACTGAAGAAGGCGCCAAACACCCTTCACTGGGTGACACAGTTAAGTGATGTTAGCGAGAAGGTTGGGAAGCCGTTGAATATCGCCCGCTTCCAGAGGCAATGGATGGAAGAGGCTGGTTTCGAGGACATCCAAGAAAAGATTGTAAAG GTTCCCATCGGCCCGTGGGCACGCGACAAGAAACTCAAAGAGCTTGGCCGATTCGAACGTCTACATATGAACGAATCTGTGGAAGCACACTCCATGGCATTCTTCACCCGTGCTCtgaactactccgtagagcaGGCAAAGGTGACCTTCGAACTGGTGAAGGGTGAATTCAACGACAAATCACTACACTTATATACCGTTTATCGATTCATCATCGGGAAGAAACCCAGCGCTTAA
- a CDS encoding uncharacterized protein (EggNog:ENOG410PM1K~COG:S), which produces MAKLICVVGVTGNQGGSVAERFSKDPNYRVRGLTRNPDSPAAQKLASQGVEIVKANLDDASTLIPAFAGANVIFSVTNYWEPFFRPDCRQRAAEKGISCRKYAYDVEYGQGKNIADAAAATVDSLDENGFIVSTLSHGGKCSKGKFNELYHFDAKADIFPYYVNEKYPDLAKKMSCVQTGYFTSSYKLAPESYLKKMSDGSFRMYFPTSPNMPVPHLAVNEDLGNFVYAVSKMPAGKSYLAAGSICSWSEYMRTWSLVNGLPASYEQATIEQVIEAAPDKEFGREVADMFAYSSDPGYDGGDQTLLKAEDLRAAGIECPMTTLEEWMKKEDWSAILAA; this is translated from the exons ATGGCGAAACTTATCTGCGTGGTCGGTGTCACTGGAAACCAAGGCGGGTCCGTCGCCGAAAGATTCTCCAAGGATCCAAACTACCGGGTTCGCGGGCTTACCCGTAACCCTGATTCACCCGCTGCCCAAAAGTTGGCCTCCCAGGGGGTCGAAATTGTCAAAGCAAACTTGGACGATGCGAGCACGCTTATTCCCGCATTCGCCGGCGCAAACGTCATCTTTAGTGTAACGAATTACTGGGAACCCTTCTTCCGACCTGACTGTCGCCAACGTGCTGCCGAAAAGGGGATTTCCTGTCGTAAATACGCCTATGACGTCGAGTATGGGCAAGGCAAGAATATCGCggatgctgctgctgcgacGGTTGATAGTTTAGATGAAAATGGCTTCATTGTCTCGACGTTGAGCCATGGGGGAAAGTGTAGCAAAGGGAAGTTCAATGAGCTGTATCACTTTGATGCTAAAGCGGATATTTTCCCATATTACGTGAATGAGAAGTATCCGGATCTCGCGAAGAAGATGTCATGCGTGCAGACGGGATATTTCACGTCTAGCTATAAGCTCGCCCCCGAATCATATCTCAAAAAG ATGTCTGATGGGAGCTTTAGGATGTACTTCCCCACATCTCCCAATATGCCAGTACCTCATCTCGCTGTTAATGAAGATCTCGGCAACTTCGTCTATGCTGTATCCAAGATGCCTGCCGGAAAGAGTTACTTGGCGGCTGGGTCGATCTGCAGCTGGAGCGAATACATGCGCACATGGAGCCTAGTCAACGGCCTCCCTGCGAGCTATGAACAAGCCACTATTGAACAAGTCATAGAGGCTGCTCCAGACAAAGAGTTTGGAAGGGAGGTTGCTGATATGTTTGCATATTCGTCCGATCCAGGATACGATGGTGGTGATCAGACATTGTTGAAGGCGGAGGATCTTCGAGCC GCTGGTATCGAGTGTCCAATGACGACTTTGGAGGAGTGGATGAAGAAGGAGGATTGGTCCGCAATCCTTGCTGCTTAG
- the ATG5 gene encoding autophagy protein 5 (EggNog:ENOG410PMQQ~COG:O~BUSCO:10691at33183), protein MAASSASTSAIQQRVWQGRIPLQIVLSPSECRIYDQSDPYIISIPRLSYLPFILPRLFSFFSSSLIDPDVQAHDGWFSFEGVPLKWHYPVGLLYDLYAGAEPITSKSLSSPGSEREHYVRGGTRENISESGAEGEKDDDHGHDHEFKRDALPWRLMVHFHDWPEQDLIRLDPEGKILHDAFINSVKEADCLRNGTAKRIMALSKEDSSGLWKSVEEHNLPAYHRIHNTLLLPTPPTPFRNIPIRIFLPAPPDSPSPSLKVIQSPIPPLIQPTASPSSSISSASRQMQPQVQTIGTALNSLLPSLFPSKRTPMLAKPVLHGAVVPMSAPVEEVVKCAGYADGWLGVVVSMVG, encoded by the exons ATGGCAGCATCGTCAGCCTCGACGAGTGCCATCCAGCAGCGAGTCTGGCAGGGCCGGATTCCGCTGCAAATAGTTCTGTCGCCGTCGGAGTGCAGGATATATGATCAATCCGATCCATACATT ATATCCATTCCTCGACTCTCATATCTTCCTTTTATTCTACCCAGGCTATTTTCGTTTTTCTCGTCCTCTCTCATCGACCCCGACGTTCAGGCCCATGACGGCTGGTTTTCCTTTGAGGGTGTTCCGCTTAAATGGCATTATCCAGTTGGTCTGCTGTATGATCTTTACGCTGGGGCAGAGCCTATTACATCCAAGTCCTTATCGTCACCTGGCAGTGAGCGTGAGCACTATGTTCGGGGCGGCACGCGTGAAAACATATCAGAGAGCGGAGCAGAAGGGGAAAAGGACGACGACCACGGCCACGACCACGAATTCAAGCGTGACGCCCTGCCGTGGAGGCTGATGGTCCATTTCCACGACTGGCCGGAGCAAGATCTCATCCGGCTTGATCCAGAGGGCAAAATTCTACACGATGCCTTTATAAATAGCGTCAAGGAGGCTGATTGTCTACGGAACGGGACTGCGAAGCGCATCATGGCCCTCTCTAAAGAAGACTCATCAGGATTATGGAAAAGTGTCGAAGAGC ACAACCTCCCCGCCTACCACCGCATCCACAAcaccctcctcctccccacCCCTCCCACACCCTTCCGCAACATCCCCATCCGTATCTTCCTCCCCGCTCCACCAGACTCCCCATCCCCTTCTCTGAAAGTCATCCAGTCCCCGATCCCACCGCTCATACAGCCCACCGCATCCCCGTCATCCAGTATCAGCAGCGCCTCCAGACAGATGCAGCCGCAGGTCCAGACGATCGGCACCGCGTTGAACTCTTTGCTTCCGAGCTTGTTTCCGAGTAAGCGAACGCCAATGCTGGCGAAGCCGGTCCTGCATGGGGCTGTAGTGCCGATGAGTGCGCcggtggaggaggtggtgAAGTGTGCAGGGTATGCGGATGGGTGGCTTGGGGTGGTTGTTTCAATGGTAGGATAG
- a CDS encoding uncharacterized protein (CAZy:AA3_2~CAZy:AA3~CAZy:AA3_3~EggNog:ENOG410PFGF~COG:E) — protein MAADKKTIEEFCRRKYDYLIVGGGTAGLVLASRLSEDPFVTVGVLEAGELQLDGPTLRKSSVGFYPMVEDLNYDWGFQTEPQRHAHGIVYDLPSGKILGGSSVTNHNLFTRGCKTEYDDWETLGNPGWNLQGLLPYFSKAEAQQPSKNGNPTFGDAHGSKESEFAKQVVTSTANDIAKGNTLWHNAWAELGISGGPKQPMETIVSSVAGTRTSSVEAYYLPVMHRGNLHVLTTVLASSVTFSTKEGSKLIATGVEFLNFDDNYRCEAALEVIICSGAVMSPGILERSGIGSKDVLDEHGIKTLIHNSRVGENLQDHAYTYSLLELETEEHSLDKNFGKLQIGETSVKESDSSSATGLTLSTFVTYEHAAMGRVPPPPELILDAIRRTPLLRKQYDLTLRRLHDPNVACFQYQFVPGYASSLLPEPTPDDANNFVAVLYSISTPFSRGAIHIESSDPRDYPTVDPSYLEHPLDMRLLRAATRLSLDLICTGALSSVTYDIVVPYQPMITEQDYDEHACETCESYFHPVGTCAMMPREDGGVVDPNLIVYGTENLRVVDSSIIPLHISGDIEWTVYAIAEKAADMIKDQRHMIQKII, from the exons ATGGCTGCTGACAAGAAGACGATTGAAGAGTTTTGCCGCAGGAAGTACGACTACCTCATAGTTGGTGGGGGGACTGCAGGTCTTGTTCTCGCTTCAAGACTCTCCGAAGACCCCTTCGTCACCGTTGGCGTGCTCGAAGCAGGGGAGTTGCAGCTTGATGGTCCCACTCTCAGGAAGTCATCAGTCGGCTTTTACCCCATGGTAGAGGATCTAAACTATGACTGGGGGTTCCAAACTGAGCCCCAG CGACATGCACACGGGATCGTCTATGACTTGCCTAGTGGCAAAATTCTAGGAGGTTCGAGTGTCACCAACCACAACTTATTCACTAGGGGATGTAAAACCGAGTACGACGACTGGGAGACTCTGGGAAACCCGGGTTGGAACTTGCAGGGCCTACTGCCTTATTTCTCAAAGGCTGAAGCTCAACAGCCCTCCAAGAATGGAAACCCTACTTTCGGGGATGCCCACGGTTCCAAAGAGAGTGAATTTGCGAAACAAGTTGTGACCTCCACTGCCAACGATATAGCGAAAGGTAATACCCTCTGGCACAATGCCTGGGCTGAACTGGGTATATCTGGTGGTCCGAAACAGCCCATGGAAACAATTGTGAGCTCCGTTGCAGGCACTCGAACCAGTTCCGTGGAGGCTTACTACCTCCCGGTCATGCATCGGGGCAATTTGCATGTCCTGACCACCGTGTTGGCGTCATCTGTGACATTCTCCACTAAAGAAGGAAGCAAGCTGATTGCCACTGGAGTTGAATTTCTCAATTTCGACGATAACTATCGATGCGAAGCTGCTCTGGAGGTGATTATCTGTAGTGGTGCCGTTATGTCTCCCGGGATCCTTGAACGGTCCGGCATCGGATCGAAGGACGTCCTTGATGAACATGGCATCAAAACGCTGATTCACAACTCTCGAGTTGGTGAGAATCTTCAAGACCACGCTTATACGTACTCTCTGCTGGAATTGGAGACCGAAGAGCATTCATTGGACAAGAATTTCGGTAAGCTTCAGATTGGAGAGACATCAGTGAAGGAATCCGATTCGTCTTCCGCTACCGGTTTGACTCTCTCGACATTCGTCACTTACGAGCATGCCGCAATGGGTCGCGTCCCACCGCCTCCTGAACTAATCCTGGATGCCATTCGTAGGACACCTTTGTTGCGAAAGCAATATGACCTCACCCTCAGACGCTTGCACGATCCCAATGTTGCATGCTTCCAGTACCAGTTTGTCCCTGGTTATGCCTCTAGTCTGCTCCCAGAGCCCACTCCGGATGACGCGAATAATTTCGTGGCAGTTTTGTATTCGATTTCAACGCCTTTCTCGCGTGGGGCGATTCATATTGAAAGTTCGGATCCGCGTGACTATCCCACAGTTGACCCCAGTTATCTTGAACACCCCCTTGATATGAGACTTCTTAGAGCAGCGACCCGCTTGTCTCTTGATTTAATCTGCACTGGTGCTTTGTCCAGCGTGACATATGATATTGTTGTTCCCTATCAACCAATGATAACAGAGCAAGACTATGACGAGCACGCTTGCGAGACATGTGAAAGTTACTTTCACCCTGTGGGTACATGTGCCATGATGCCTAGGGAAGATGGTGGAGTGGTTGATCCTAACTTGATTGTATACGGCACTGAGAATCTTCGTGTTGTGGATTCAAGTATCATCCCCTTACATATCTCTGGAGATATTGAGTGGACTGTTTATGCAATTGCTGAGAAAGCGGCGGATATGATTAAGGACCAGCGACACATGATTCAGAAAATTATCTAA